CTCTCCAAAGCACCTGCCCTCGAGGTGAGGTTGCCTCTGTTCACCTCCTTGGGATGTTTTAAGCATTCTTAAATACTCACCTGCATTTTTGGGGtgtaggaaaagaaaagaaaaatagtccTGTGGTGGTTGCCTGTGTGAAAGCTGTCTGTCCCCACCAAGAACACATCAGGACTGACTGACTGAcactgctctgggtgctgctgtcccctgctgctcccagcagcagccctgggcagatAATTTCTGAGTGAGGAACTCTTGCAGCTtccctgggctccagcaggactcagggctctgctcagagagctctgcagcagctgggggctgcagtTCCCCCATCTCGTTCCATGGGCAATCTGTAGCTGCTGTTTAAAAGAATTTGCAATGTCCCTTCCTGATGGTCTGAGGAAGACAGGGAATGTGCAGGGACTTTGTGAGGGAAAATGAGGTGCAAGCAGAGGCGGGCAGACGAGAGTCTGCAGGGTCAGAGGTGTAGCAGGAAGAAAGCGTCGTTGCATGGGAGTGGGAGAAGAAATGTGAGGATTCACTTGCTTtcttccagaaggaaaaattccttgaaaaaatgtattttgaggGCATGGGCACTAGTCATACTTGATCTGTatccaaaaagaaaagcatcttTTTAGAGTATTTTATCTCAGTCCTTCCAAACCCAAATGTTTCCTGTTACTATTTCCAAGTTACAGCTGTGTTTTGAAACCATCTTTGCTGCTGTTGGGGTTCATAAAAATAAACTGAGTGTGTTTTAGCCCTCTAAAATGTTACGCTACTTTCCTGTTATTTTTAGTTTGGCCTCCAGCCACAAAGCCAATTATTTGACTGAAACTCACACTGGGCTGAGCCTGCATCCATCCCACCCAAGAGCTCTGGTGCAGCACAGTcacctcccagcagctcccagctctctcTCTCCAACACCATCAGCATGGGCAGTTCACTGTGCTGTGGGTTATAGCTGATATTTTTGTCTGATGTCCAGGaagaatgatgaggaggactccatcttatcagaaggctaattaattactttattatactatattattctatattgtATTACACTATATTAGATTACAtcacatctaaactgaatctgccaagcactcaacaGTAcagaatctcgtgactgtcagCCGACAGTCctgagacacacacacacacacacctggcactgacaggccaaggaaccaaaccaccatcactgtgggtgaacaatctccataGTGCATTCTATTCAGGCCCAACACAGGAGCAcccaatgagataagaattgttttgatcattctgttctctgcttctctcactgcttctctcaggttcagagaatgtgaatcccacagTGGGTGagctcctcagagcagcccAAAGCAGATCCCCAGGCCGGGTACTTTGATGAGCTGTCAGAGCAGCTGGTGTgagtcccagccctggctgtgatGAAGCACATTTGGGTTGATTTGGGTCTCTGGCCCAGgccctggtggtgctgggttatGTTCATGGGGTGCTGCGCTGTGCAGGGGTAGCCAGACTTTGCAGGGCTTTACAAGGGGACACAATTCTGTATCCCCTCTACTCTAAACAGGAACAGGACATCAAGGCTGGGGTGGCTAACAGCTGGCTTGCAGGCCTCACAGTTATATGATCCCAATGTTATAACTTTGTGAAAAATGcctattttatgattggcttttcgcaaatattaaaatgaatattctatgtgttatgttagaaagttatgctgtattaattttcttaagtagtgtgttaaatatagttttataacataatgttaaaatagaaactatgtaaCTATGTAAAAAagtaagatacttttttaaagaaaggacttgcagcgagatagcCGCCACAGGgcacctaaatctttcagagaaaggagtttattgctctcttatcacAAGAAaggaacttcttcctgccttgctcagccatGAACATGCcgttaggattcagaggaagaagctgacactgatcAGACAgcatcctgtgtttgaatggaatttatgcatcatgtatgaggtgtatgaatatgcaacaggttattgtttttaagggttaatcctctgttaatgtgtatcctttttcaggcttatgtTGCTcagaaaaggtacccagacatccataactctttatttctattgtctcatatggtcctaatccaaattgtccagATTATCattaattatattgctatttttataaccattttattagtATTAAACTTCTACAATTTTATAAACAAGCGATTGGTGATTTTCACAAACTGGAACGTGACTAACGACGTTCATGATGTACCCAGAGCGCTGTGGGCCGCTGAGGACACGAGCAGTGATTGGCTGGCCGGGTGGGTGGTGACAGGATCAGCCAATCAGGATTAAGCGCACAGACCGCCAGCGCCATATTGGAGAATGGCTCCAGCCAAGCCAGCTGCTGGGCCTCCAATATGGGGAGCTTTGTGGTGTTCCTGGCTCCAGCATTAAATGGATCTCAGCCTGACCTGACAGGCTCACTCAGAAATCCAGCAGTGCCAACAAGGAGCCTGAAGTGGAACTCTTCCCTGACAGCCACTGCACCTCCTTCCACCTCTGCTCTCAGAGGTGTTCTGTTTGATAGCGCCAAAACCACAATTCCTGACGGTTTTTCCCCCCAGTAATTAAATTGTTTGGCAATAGAATTGAACgattactattactattatgAATGGTACCATTTAAATTCATTCCGTAGTAAAAATTGAGGATAAAAACATTAATTCTTCaaaaacattgttttaaaaGCCCTCAAATTTTCTTATTCTTGAGAATGGaagtttcatttaattttaaattatatactACTTTAAGCAAAGCTTTTTATCAGGGATTTGGGTGGCAGGTTTGGATTTGAAAGTAGGCAAAATATGAAAATAGCATCTACAAACATTTTTGTGCTCATCCAGGACGCCAAGCAAGAAATGTTTCTGATTTTGGGGAGTTTGATCAAGTAGAAAGTAAACCTTTTATTCTACATAGCAAGAGGAAGAGGGAGTCCATGAAAAGCATTAAGGCAGAAGACAAAGAAATGCTGAATACTCAGATAATCCCAGTGTTGAGATGGTTGTAATTGTCAGAAGTCCTTGGGTGTATTGTGGTCCCTTGGAATGGTGTTTGGGAAATGCCAATGGAGACTGAAGGCACTGGTGCAGTCCTTCCCAGCCTCCAGAACCTTACATATGAGATACAGCTTCCAAACATGTCCACAACAGCCCAGCCCCATGTCCACCTGAGccccccagcctggggacagcagcagcaagggaaCCACTGCCAGAGGAGAACCATGGGAATGGTTCTCCTAAAATGGACACAATTCCGTCACTGAGCTGTGCCCGCTGTTCTCATTCCATGCAAACGGATCTCTGAATTTCCATGGAGGCAATGTCAGGGCCTTGCAAATTATCCCAAATCATACCCATTAAAAATGTTGAAATCACTGTGCCTTCTGTGAGGAGCCAGTCTGTGTTCCCATGGAAACTGAAACTGCAGCCTCTGAACACCTGCCTTGGTTTGTTCCAGCGGCTCTGGGCCATCGTGGCTGTGGCTGGAGGCTCCAGCATGGCCCAGACCccaccccaggctctgctcagccatGAAACCCaactccctctgctcctgttaGAGGGAACTGCTGGAACAGCCTTCCAAAAGCACTCTCACAGTGCAAAACAGTCCTGCTGGCCTTCTGCTTCAGTAAAAATCCATAACTGATAGAAAGATTGATTGCACAGGCTCTGTTCTTACCTCTTATCTAACATTTCACAGCAGTTTGTAATAGAGACCATCAGTGAAAGGTGGACCCTGTTCTGCTGTTTTACCCAAGAGAAAGATCATCAGCCTCTGCCATAATCGTAAAAAACATGAATGGATTTCCTCTAGAATTAAATAGTGATACTTTGTATATAATAAAATTGTTTGTATCATAGAAATGTGGGGTTTAACCCACAGGTTAAACCCTATGGGTTTAAGCTATCATTACCCCTGAAGTTGTTtcaaagacaaaggaaaaagggaacTGTGGAGAAGTGCAATGTCATTGGGGCCTTGAATAGCACAAACAGGACTGGGTTGTTCTTGGGGGAAAAGTAGAAGAACTTTGTgaataagaaaatgaaattatttgggtttttaTCCCCCTCTTGTTGTTATAAATTCAAGTACCTTCTGGAAGATGTTTTTAATATCTCTGACACCTTTTGAATGCTTTATCAACACACTGGCTTTCTCCATGCCTTAATTCAAAGCAAATCACTGCTCATTTGCAAGTACTGCACATTCATTAGCCAAGCAGGCaatgctggtgctgctgaggagaTTTCTATGTCTCAAAAGGACCCTTGGATCTGTGTCCCAAACCTATCAGCAGCAGGTCAGCCTCTGGACCAAATGCCCCTTCTTCAGCAGCAGTGACTTGTTTTAGCATCATGGGAGGCAACACTTCAGCTTCCTTTAGCATATTTTAGCCAATACTCTGCATATGTGCTCATTTAGAAACATCAccataatatatttttttgtttgttttaatattcCTGGGCACTGGACTTATTAagacttcatttttttaaaaatcagatacCACCACCACTATAGCAGGAGCTGTACTCATATTCCCAAGGAACTGACATAAAAAAATATGTGTAGAAAAACATCCAACCACTAAAACTGGAGAAGTGTTTTGAATTTCTATTGCTATGATATCTAAAAATATAGTGTATGTGGTTTTGCTTTGAATCAAAATTTCTAACCTTCTACTGACACATCAGCACTTACCCCAAAAGGAATTCCATTTGTTCTGAGCATAATTAAGAGGTGGTatcctgggaaaaaaacaaggcaGAACTAGCTGCTTTTACTCAACAGAGctgggaggaaggaaaacattggtcaaggagaacactgtgagagCATTACCAGTTATTTATAAAGGAACTAAAAACCCTAACACATTCCACACAAGCTCTTCTGTGAGGCTTTGTCTTTGTCTGGAATActcagctcatttctttccaggAGACAGAAGGGAATATCTGGACTTTCCTACACTGAACCTGTAGTGCCATTAACTCTTATTTCAAATAATCACAAAATGGGACAGCACTCACCTGTGGAGTTTTCAGATAAGGTTAACTTTTAGATGTTAGTACTACAAATATTATTTATGTAATGCCTCGATGCTTTAACCTTCCATATACTGCAAAtcaaaaaataaagacaattgCTTTTGCAAACTTGTCCAGAAAATGCTAAATGCACATCTTGCTTTTTTTTGAATCTTCTTTAGCAGCCAGATAAGATGACACATCTCTGGTTAATAAAGCCAAGAATGCTGCCACTGGACATTATGCACATGGCTCACATCTCCAGGAGCTGCTATGGGTGGCCCAAGGTGAGAAACAGATgtacaaaacacagaaacataGAACATTTTAAGTTTTAATCCAACAAATGAAGAAGGTCTCGACACAGTAAAATACCACTGCATTGCTAATGCTCTACAActgtacattaaaaataattcttgtcTATTGATGTAAAAATAGCAAGTTTTATGATAGAGTAAAACACAGTATAGAAACCATTCAAAATCAAGTAGAAACCTCTTAAACAACTGAGGCATTTATGTAAGTATTTCTCCAAAGGTATTAAACAAAACACAGTTAATACTAACTCTAAACATCCCCCCACCTTCCCCACACTCTGCCCTAATTTATTGATTAGAAAAATAGTAGTCTCAGTTAGTATATTTTGCATTCTTTCAGAACCATCTAGATTCTCCATTTTCTTCAAGTACAGTAGAACAACTCATCACAATACAGTACTACCCTGAAGTAATTTATTTCCCAACACGACAGAATTCTGACAGCAAGTATTTCAAATTAATTGTGAAGGCTACAAGAGGCCCAGGAAGTTTGCAGGAGggtaatttaattttgaatgCAAATTATTTACACAAACATTAGTGTACTGTAATTACAGCATGAAACTTGCAATGCAGCTGATGAGTGCTTTTAACAAAAGCTTCAAatgaaagaaagggaagaaaaaaagattacaaaataaataatctaGAGTTCTTCATGGTAGAAACGTTCATCATGAAGCTGCCTACCATAATCTGTTGCTTCACTGTTAAGAAACAAATCTTGGTTCTTAAGAATCTCTGCTTCAGAAAGTTTTTTATCATCATTCAAATCCATCTCTTCAATGAGGTGCAGAGCCTGTAAAAAAACCAGACCACCACATGCACTAAGTTAAAACAAATCTGGTTTGtgcttatttatatattataaaaagaGGGAAGTTTAGCAGTAAGATGAAAAACCAAATGCAGAGTATTTTATTTGTAGCTCATTCACCAGAATTTCATAGCTCAAAGCTAAcaggctgtggagcagctctACTGGACCACTTATTTCTGAGAAATGGAGTCCTGGTATTACATggcctttgttttcatttgctgaACATCTACAAATGCAGTGATTTAGAGAATCcttctgtttctgcttttcctgattGGTTTGGCTCAATGAAACTGAGCCAAAAATAATGGGCACAAACGTCAGCTAAGGGGATTTTAAAAGCACTCTGCATGGCAAAAGCTGAAAGATTAATATGACAAACATCTTGGCCAACACATGTCAATTCCTGAAAATGGAATAGAttgtaatttttctatttttatgtcATTTAACTACCAGGTTTCTCAAGTAattttgaaatgctgaaataGAAGTGTGATACTCTGACTTCAAACAGCAGTTTATGACTGAATCAATGCTACCTTCTCTTAAGGACAGGTGACTTTGCTAAGCCTTTGTATTACCCAAAGGAAAAAACTAGCAAATTAGAAAAACAAGTAAAACAAATTATTAGTTGCAGAATGGAGCTATTACTATTACAGAATGGAGCTATTGCTGTAAGCCAAAATCTGAAAGATTGCTAAGaagagctaaaaaaaaacccaaaccaaggAAGCTAACAGAGAtatgagcagccccagcagcacagagctcatgTTAGAACAGTGCTATTTCTGTGAACTAagaactgagcacagccagAACAGGCCATGCAAAGGCTCTCAGATCCCCATTTACAGCAGCACTCCCAGAACAGCTCAGCATCCCACAGGTcccacacagcagcacccagggctgctgctgctgctgctgctgctgctgctgccacagggctgctcctggccccagagcccagcagggcacaggggcagctcagggagcagctcatgggctgtgtgtctgtgtgtctgtgtgtctgacACAGCGAGGTGCCTCTCTTCCCCAGGAATATGAGACCAGGGTAAAGCAAAGACATGGAAAAGTTAGCTGAGAAGTTACTAGAAGAAAGGCAGAAATCCTCTCTACGGCAGTCAGGGACTGGAAActgccaccaaaaaaaaaagctaaaatgaGAATCCACTTAAAAGCTATTATGCTGTTCTATCCCTGATTAAACCATTTTAATTAGCATCATCAAAGTTTTACACCATCTTGAATCACAgagtatttccattttcttgtacTCAAAACCAGTTTTTAGTTCTACAATTATGATGATTTATCCAGTTAGAAGAATTACAATCAATttcttatttcaaaattatgctGTTCCTTTAGGTAGTGCATCTCATTAGATTTACCTACAACAACTAAAAATGACTTATTAAAATTCTGTACCCTTGAGTCAAAGCAGATAAGCTATTTAAACATGTACAAAACCACTTTGTTAATTTACAAACATTTACACAATTAATAGAAACTTCACATTTGCAGTTAAAGGACCTGCACTTCTTGTCaaagtgaaaagaaattaaaaatatatgcaaAGATCtactgatatattttttttcaataactAAGACACGATAAATCTGAATGCTTCTCTCATTTCACTGTGATTCTTCAAAATTCCCCTGCAGTAATTAAAATGTAACCAGCAGTGAAACCACGAACCTCCTCTTGTGCAATACCCTGATTGTTGGGTACTATCCAAGACAGCAGCTCTTGAGGGTTGAGTTTTCCATCATGATCCTTGTCATAGTCATTCACAAACCGATCCTTCTCAACCAGGATCCATTCTGGATCTTCCCTTGCAGCTGGTAAGACACAAGTGTAAAGTTTAAAGCTACTCTACACTTTAAAGCAGAGgttttcatcttttctcttAAGCAGATACACTTATTCTATAAAACATTACCTAAAAGTGATGTcactaaacaaaaacaaaccataaGGGGCAGAGGAAAGTAAGGAAAGCAATTTCATGTACTGTCATTATTTATTTGCATACTTGTTTTATACTTACCCAATGTACAGGTATTGCATCCTGCAGCCTACAGCAATCTTAGATTTGTCCTTAACTCCTCATGTAATTGAGAAGTAATTCATCAAAATTATAAACACTGCAGACAAGCATAAACTGGCTTTCTAAGCCTTATGAAAGTCAAAAGCAGCGGGTATCACAAGCAGGTAAGTAACAGTTTCAAAATAATtacaattttattattaaagaagaaagaatgaagtctctctttcctttctaaCATTTGGTTTTGCAAGGAGATTTTCCCTTTATGTCACAATTCACCATACAGTGTTGCCCCAAACCATGAGCTAATTATGAATCAGAGCCCCCATGCAGCCTATTAGTCATTTTAAAGAGTGCTGCAGGAACACTGTCTGCAGGAGAGAAAAGCTGAAGTAGTTTGTACAATCACAGCTGATTCTCAAGTCTTGCTAACAAGTTGTAAGACAAGGCTGTTATCTTCTTTATTACTACAACAATTTCACTCCTTTCCAACAACTTTTTATAGACTGGCTTGGATAAGCTTTCTTTCATGTTAGAGCAGGGAAAAGATAAAGAATTCTGTAGCTGCATCAGAGATTGGTTGTTTTTACTGGCTCTGACAAACAAAGATGGTTATAAAATGTGAAATTCCAGGTGGCTGATTAGAGTGAAGAAAAACAGATTATTCCCCTGGTTCTCTATATCCTCATGTGGCTTACACAACTCTCCCCAGCTAGGATGCAATTCAAAATTAGCACTGCTTTGGGACAAGCAGACTTTCCACAAAACTGAGCTTTCTGGAATGGGAAGAATTATTTGCCCTAGTTTTTAGCAAATGAAATACAGTGTGTAAAATATTAATTGAGAAATATTGATAAGCATCAGCTAAGTGTCCTTCTTCTCGTAAAAGAAGGAACAGATCAAGCTTAAGGAAGGGCaagaacccaaacaaaccaaagagTGAAGGCAGCAATCACTGCGCTGATAGCTGGAACAGCTCAGTGACTCCTCACACTTCACCCCACTCACAAAACTCTCAGCTCAGTCCTCCCAAAGcaaggctggcagtgcctgctcagGCTGACCAAGGCCAGGGCAGTTTACCCTCACATTCCTGCTAGCTGGATCTGCAGATGTGCTCAGCTGGCAAATATGGCTGCACCTTGTTTCAGCTGTATCCTCTGTGGTCAGGAATTCATTTCAGTCTTTCAGAAAACAAGAAGCAACTGGCAAGGAAACTGTGGAATGGGCTACACACAAACCACCACCAAGTACACATGGGGCAGACTGAAATAAGGAGTCTACTATGCCCAgtttcagaaaacagaattattcTAAGACAGAAAATCTTCCTCAGAATCTAGGTCTAAtgtgaaaagctgaaaataaaggTGCATCCAATTCCCCCCATACCAAAAGTTTTTTAATTCCCTCTTTCATGCCCCTTCCCGTTATTCCTTACTTGGGTCTCTTCTGTAATCACCAAGGAATTCTTCCAGGCTAACAAATCCATCACCATCTTTATCATGTTCTTCTAAAGCCTCCTGAATGACAAAGTCCTTTTGTATACATACAAAGAGCAAAATTAGCAACCCATGATCAAGAGAAACAGCACTGAATCATTTTGGAGCAATGACGTATTCCTTAAATGAAAGACTCCCTCATTTCAAATCTCTTTTTGTGCTTTATGCAGACTAGTGCAGTAATTGGTTCCTGTGAAATAAACCAGATCTGTCCTTAAGAGTTTAGAATGTCAGATTTCATGAAAACCAAATCTGAAAGGTGTCTATAGAGCTGGAATCCTTCAACACAATTCAAAACTGCAAAAGCAGCTCAGAAACATGAATATGTACAAAGCTCTATCATCCAATTTCACTTTGATTATCTGGTGGATTCACTAATTTGCATTCTTGCAACTTAATTGAACTGTTAGAACTGGCTGGTCTTTTGTCCACCAGAGAGCCAAAACCAAAAGCTAAAATCTCACTGATGGATTTGCAGCCTAACAGAGCTGTGAGGTGGCGAAGGTGGCTAAGACAGTCCAGTCCCCAAAGCTGGGGATACTTGTGCAATCCTAACTCTGGAAACAGATTTCAAAGAAAGCACTGaactcctgctccagctcctgacctCCAGCACTGGATCCATGAGACATTACCCAgttttaatttgggctgtccAAACCATATCCATAACTGCTCCACCTCGTGTGGCACTGAGGCTAAGGACACACATTGAAAAGACCCCCACACACAGGCTGATAAAGGTTTTCCCCTATAAACCTTACCGTCATGTACTCCACCTCTTCAGGATGCTCAAATGCAATATATTCATCCACATTCAGAGCAGGAACATCATCTCTATTAGCTTTCTCAAAAcgttttttctcctttaaatgaAGCTTAGAAAATAGATTTAGTTAGAGCCCTtactggaaaggaaaaacaacataATAGTAGCTGGCTCATTAGCATATTAATTGTTTCACATTACCTACTCATACTATCCTGATGATAAATTTTCACTAAAAACAGCTCACTGAGAGCAATAAGAACAACACTTTTGATTGAGGTGGTTTTATTATAAGAATCACAAAAACCCCTGTTTTTTCCAATTTAAGGAGACATTTAAAATGAACCAAAGAGAGATAATAAAAAGACCAAGGATTCTCATTTTGATATGTGCATCCTCTTCTAAAAGTCACCAATTTCTAAAATAACAAACTGGAGAACCATTATTATAATTAATGGCATCCATTGCAAATTccaaaatttacattttaaagacACTTAACTTTGTAATAGCTCTACATCTTATTTATGTCAAGGGCTGTCTGTAGTTCAGAGAAGGTCGTGAAAGATCATGTATGTAAAATGTCTTTTCTGAAGCCATTTTAA
The Melospiza georgiana isolate bMelGeo1 chromosome 13, bMelGeo1.pri, whole genome shotgun sequence genome window above contains:
- the RCN2 gene encoding reticulocalbin-2 isoform X1, producing the protein MRPVLLALGLALALAAASEQHRAEYDREALLGGQEEAEEYARLSPEEQQRRLRNIVKKIDADEDGLLSEDELSSWIQQSFKHYVTQEAKQHFSDYDKDGDGLVSWKEYNLQMYDRVIDFDENTVLEDQEEESFRQLHLKEKKRFEKANRDDVPALNVDEYIAFEHPEEVEYMTDFVIQEALEEHDKDGDGFVSLEEFLGDYRRDPTAREDPEWILVEKDRFVNDYDKDHDGKLNPQELLSWIVPNNQGIAQEEALHLIEEMDLNDDKKLSEAEILKNQDLFLNSEATDYGRQLHDERFYHEEL
- the RCN2 gene encoding reticulocalbin-2 isoform X2, with amino-acid sequence MRPVLLALGLALALAAASEQHRAEYDREALLGGQEEAEEYARLSPEEQQRRLRNIVKKIDADEDGLLSEDELSSWIQQSFKHYVTQEAKQHFSDYDKDGDGLVSWKEYNLQMYDRVIDFDENTVLEDQEEESFRQEKKRFEKANRDDVPALNVDEYIAFEHPEEVEYMTDFVIQEALEEHDKDGDGFVSLEEFLGDYRRDPTAREDPEWILVEKDRFVNDYDKDHDGKLNPQELLSWIVPNNQGIAQEEALHLIEEMDLNDDKKLSEAEILKNQDLFLNSEATDYGRQLHDERFYHEEL